The Heterodontus francisci isolate sHetFra1 chromosome 14, sHetFra1.hap1, whole genome shotgun sequence nucleotide sequence tccctattgtcctggtgaactgcacagctagcagCACTGAGCACTATTGGGTTCACTATTttctgagaagtttcttgagtaccccttaacctgtgtggcatcatTGACATTGGAAAACCTagtctggtgtaacagaagctgacttttgcTTATCTTGGGGTgtgaaaggaatttgacagtatccctccaacacatttgtctctttaagacacattgtgtggcCCACTATGTCCATACAGTCTTTTCAATGAgactttgggtaggagtctgccttcattgctgcagtgacttttctatagtctatgcagGTTTGAGCCaacccaccaggtttaggcatgaagaccacctgcgaattccagctgtcctgactaggttcaactaagctgcccttcagcatgcattgtacctctgcttccacttgggcctgtcagtatggacctaagcggcaaggatgttgttttaaagcaaTGGTCTCccttatatccacatcatgtgtggctaaggttgtacatcctggcttatccccacAAACTCTTTTCAACGTCGTGAAAAGCTTGGTTAGGTCTtgacgttgttttgcctctaagtgcaaaagcacgtggtccaattttcctagccattctgtattcgctaatctgatagttggaggttcaatctgagaatttcctaggcctgcgtccgcttcatcctcactatccttttctttcTGAACAGTTCTGATTACCTGACATATCAATACCGGCTTaacctcctccctgcaataatattgctttagcatattgatgtgacacaaccagttcttcttccaaCGATCAGGGGTGCCAataaagtaatctaccttacccaatcTTTTGAtctctctatatgggccactgaaccgtgcttttcctggttctccctgtaatggtaacaacattaatacttcatcccctggttgaaaattgtagGCTTTTGCCTTCTTGTCTGCCCATTATTtcctattggcttgggatgctttaaggtcttcctgagccacaccgcaagctttcGTGAGTCTTTCCCAGAACACTGACAcatagtccagtatcgaagattcattcttttgttccaagaatctgtcttttatacattttagaggacctcttacttcatgtccgtaaaccaattcaaaaggactgaagcctgtagactcattcagtgagtctctggtggcaaatgaaagaaagtctagtcctttatcccatgtggatattcgtgacagtatgttctaatcattgttttgagagtttggtggtatctctctgaagctccctgtgactatgggtgatatgctgaagatttcaactgtctgatcCCCAAATtagccatgacttcttgaaatatcctagacatgaaattagaaccatgatttgattgaacttcaagtggcaacccaTATCTTGAAAAGTATTGGATTAACTTTTCTATTACTATTCGAGCCGTAATTGTCCTCAAAGAAATGGCCTCTGGgactcgagtagccatatccatgatagtatgtATTGAtggcccacttttgtttttggcaagggtcctacacagtctactaataccctgctaaatggttcctcaatcactggtatgggaactagtgtgctggctttatggtaggttgtggttttcccaccatttgagatGTATGGCAAtgacctacaaaattgtctcatacCCTTTGTAAAACCTGGCCAATAATAATGctggcttatgcgtgatttggtcttccgaattcccctatgtcctgcaaaaggaatgtcttgtgctaaccttaataatccctggcaatatttaggtggtaccaccatctgttcaacaactgtccagtcttcatctgcaggtgcatgaggcagtctccatttcctcctcaaaaacccatttgccatataacagccttccggaactccttttacctcagcttctgtcagagccgtctgtgccattcggtatatctctggatcagcttgctgtgctgcaatgacagatgatctgttaaacatcccatttggattatctaaatccccaaataaggtgtcagatacttggctatctgtttgtggtgctgctgtttcttggcaaccagaatgcactgagTCTCCGGAGCttactgtcttaaaggtgcactaatCTTttcacagtcttaaaggcacatacaatatttccgaggagaaaAAAACAAGACCTTGACaactgtatcagcgacacataagagcactaaagaaattccatcagcaatgccttcgtcgcatcctctggattcaatgggaggatcATCGAACAAATGCTTGTTGCTTGTTATTTCACATGTGTGAAGCGTCAGTGCTTCAGGTATGGAAGATAACAAACATTCTCAGAGAACAAGAAGCCTCTAGATCATTTCATAGCTTGAACCCACTAACTCCAATTATAACCTGGAGGAGGGGCGTGGCATGAAGGAATCAATTAATCTGGCTCCCCGCACCTTGAGGCCCACGTGAATTTAACTGTGGGCGGAGTGGGATTTTCCACCAGCTCTACAAGCATCCTggaaaaactcctgcaaaaccaacttcaatAGACTGCATGCTGTGTCTGGATAGCTGGAAACTatctcccccgccaggtcctgtttcctcaactctcaaatggccagcgttccaggagaggacaaagaaaacacttcaaagacactctgaagctctctttgaagtgcggcattactgacattgatgactgggaggagcttgctaccaatcattcaaaatggtgacaatttgtccatcaagctgcatcatgctttgagtccaatgcCTTCATGATGAGGCAGGAcagtggcagagaaggaaagaaattgAAACAAATACTGCACTCCGGATCCTACTATCATgtgggatgtcctgccccatgtgcccaaagatctgcgggtcgagaatcggcctgttcagtcacatgaaaaCCCAAGGCAGAAACTAACGACCTTGAGTAGATGTCATCCTCAAATCGAGGGACAACTGACGATGATTTGCCAGTCTATGGGAAATTCAgaaacagccttgaatttcaattACTTTTGTTCAAGTACTTTGTTGCTCATTTTAATTTAAATGATTCATAAAGTGGAATCACATATAGCTATAATTAACTGTAGAATGAAAGTTATACAACTCTTCAAGGACCAATGAACATAATGGACAGGTACCGTTAAGTAGTTTTGTGAGTTTTTAATTATTTTACATGATATAAACTTTATCTCTATGAGCAGTACATAAAACTCTACAGTAGGATTTTGGCAGTGGACATTTGATGGGATTGCAAGCTGTAAAGGGTCATATCAAACTAATAGATTGGGTTACTGTATACCATGTCTATTTTGGGCAGGGATACTAGCTCTCCATGCTAGTCCTTATTAGGGAGACTACTTACGTACTTCACAGTACTGTTACTGAGGTTCACTACAGTTCTCTGCATTAACACAAACACCACTTCAGCTGTACTGAACACCGACAACTAcaggactgggggggaggggaaaggaaatGGGTAAGTGCTGCAAAAAGGAGGAATAGTTCAGTGTTATTCACAGGCACAGCCAAGAATGGATTTACTGAATCCTTTTACTTGATTTTAACCCTGTCTTACCCGGCAGGAACAGTGCATGTGGGGGGTTTAACATCGGGTGTTTGGGAACTCACGAACAATTTACACTGGCCGCTGTTTTCCTTCAGGACAGATGCTCGCCTCAAGCAAGCAGGAGTCTAATTACAATGTCAAAGTCGTACTCTGATGACATCATCTGAACCTGCATGGCATTTTAACTGAGGATCGACGAAACCCTGCCCTGTCGCACACCTGCCAGTAAAAGCTGTCAAGCAGGCAGGATCGTGGCCAGAAGAGACCGAGGTAAGATCTATCTTTTGGCTTTTTAAAGATTTCCTTGTGGGCCAGGCAGAGCAAGAGTACTCCTCCAGGCCCAACATGTAAACCTCGCTTGTTCTTTTCCCTGGACTTGCTCCCCCTGTGCCTCAGTACTCCAACTGATCGACTGACCTGACTGCTGCTGCCAAAGTGTCGCCCTGAACCTGCTGGTGGAAAATCCCGCTCCCGCCCGCAGTTAAAATCTTGGCCTCAAGTTGTGGGGAGCCAGATGAATTACTGCTTGCATTAGTGCATTGATCCCTTCATGCCACACTCCTGCCCCAGGTTATAATCGAGGTCAAACTATGAAAAGATCTAGAGGTATCTTGTTCTCTGAGAATGATTGTTATCTTCCATACCTTCAGCACTGACACTTCATACATGTGAAATAACAGGCAGCAGTGGCCAGAATTCATTGGAAAAAGTGCTAAAAGTTGTACTGGGAACTGTGCACCAGTGTAAGAAATAACATTTTCACCTGTTGACTGTGACTTGCAAATACTGCAGTGCTTTCTGAAATGCCATCGTTACTCATGTTATGAGCTCCTTGTTCTTAGTCTTAATAATGAATTCCAATAAAACTCAATTTTACTGATGTGATAGCAACCATTCTTGAAACAATCAAAAAATCAGTTTGATTTCTAAAATGTGACCCGTCAGGATATTGGATATTAATAAACTTTGTTGCTACTACTGGCTTTTTTAATATAAGACTAACTTGCTATTGTGCCAGCAGGGTCAATGTACTTTGGTGTACACTGCTATTAGCATGTGATACACTTACACCCTACCATCTCATGCAGgtttacatggaattacatagcacagaaacaggctgttaaTCCCAACAGGCCTGTGTCAGCAaatatgcttcacacaagcctcctcccacctacttcatctaacccaatcAAAATATCCTTctaataagcggcatggacagagtggatagtcagaagctttttcccggggtggaagagtcagtactaggggacataggtttaaggtgagaggggaaaagtttagaggggatgtgcgaggcaagttctttacacagagggtggtgagtgcctggaacttgttgccggggaggtggtggaagcaggtaccttagagacgtttaagaggcatcttgacaaatacatgaataggataggaatagagggatacggaccccggaagtgcagaaggttttagtttaggcaggcatcaagatcagcgcaggcttggagggccgaatggcctgttcctgtgctgtgctgtactgttctttgttctttgttaattctttctccctcaagtacttatctagcttcccctatgCGATTCACCCTAACTACTCCATGTGGTCGCAAGTTTCACATTCTAGCCATTTTCtggctaaagaagtttctcctgaattcctgtttGGATTTTTTACCATCTTAcacttatgacccctagttttggtctcacccacaagtggaagcatttcACCTACAATAACTTAACAAACCCTTTGACAATCTTTAATGCCTCTATCAGGTCACTGCTCAGCCTTTTATTTGGAGAAAGAGGCCCAGCCGGTTCAGTCCAATTAAAAGAATAACACTAGGTGGCATGTCATGAGGTCTGGCTTGTTCAATGTGGATCAGCAGAAGGAAGGAGGGATGCTTGCTCCAGAGACCTGCTGTAAAACTATTACTTCCAAAGTAGCTCATGACATAGGGACTGACAGAATAGAACTCTCTATTGCCTGTTATTGTACTTGATCTGTAAGCAAAGCAGGGATTGTTTCTTTTTACTGATTAGCTGATCTTTTATTATGAAAGAAACTAAACAAATTAAGTCATCTACCCTACAAGCAACTCCATAGAAATGAAACAGCCACATAAACTTTATTATGGTTTCTCCAAAAGTAAACATCCTATAACATATTTCCCATTTAAAAAGTTTAAATTCCTGTCAATAAGTTAGCTGATCCAAACAATTTACACATTACGTATACGACCATTTATTAACAAGATTTTATTGTATGTTTTATCAGTCTTTAAATGTACATATTAATCACTCAGGGAGCACCTACCAACAGTCAAGTTCTTTTTAGTAAATGTGGAATAGAGTTTGATTGGAAGTTGTGTGTTAATTAATACATAGGTGTGACCTTGTACATTCCTGATGTTGTAACCTCTCTAGAGTTTAATTCAATGATAAGGTCACTTCTGACTGCAAGTGTTAATATCGGGCtggctgaaaggccaatgatgtcagaatgatggagagagagagagagcgagagagaaatacTCCAGAGTACACCATACAACTGAATACACTCTGCTCCAAGAGCTGTTGGTTTAAATGCATTACGCTTTATAATTTTATTGTTTTTATAACAGAATCAGCAATGATATCACAATAGTTAAATCTTTCGAGATCAACAGAAAATCTCAGAATGACTGTGACAGTCATTCACTCTACTGAGAACTACTGTTGGCACAAAATTGGGCATAAAAAATCTGACTAAATTCCCCCAGAAAATGAATGTCCCAAATAGGATATCCTGCACGACATAGCTGCATGGAAGTGACTGGATGGTAAGTCATGACTTTTATTTATTTGTTCCTATCTGTTCAGTTTCCTGGTTGTGGCCCACCTCTGTCTTTATGTTGTATCCCAGTGGGCACACATCCCTctgtctgaagggtcactgacccgaaacgttaactccgcttctctttccacagatgctgccagacctgctgagtgattccagcatttcttgtttttgtttcagatttccagcatccgcagtattttgcttttatccctctgTCTGAGTTTCCTTACATTCTGACACATCCAATGTGGTTCAGTTTCCTTGGTGAGCTAATGCAACTCATGTGCTTAACTCCTTTGGTAGTGAATCCACATGGTGACTATTGGTGAATGTATTGTCCAGTATCGAACAGAGGCACAAAGGCAGAGAAAAGGGACAGATTCTGTACCTGGTCTCTGATGAACTAGTTCACATAGTTCAGGGCAACAGTAGGTGTGCTACAACTGGCCTCTAGGCAAAGGAAAACAAAAGTAGCCAGTTGTGATTTATGACCATTATCCACTAACTCTAGTTGGAAAGTTTGCATGTGTGCATATCAAATGAGAGAAATTACCTCTGCAGTGATGCTTATAGAATAATATTGTAGAATAAGGCAACACCTTTCAAGAGGGGATAAAATAGGTGGAGGAACTTGTAGGAGAAGTGGAAGAAAAATTCCTAGTGGTGTAAAGTGCTTGATGGGTGTGAGGTCTCACGTGATCTAACAGGTCTAGTGAGCACAAGTTTCTTTGTCGTCACTAGTGAAAAGtttcatttaaaaaatatatgcTTCAAAACAACTGAGCAGTGTCAATGAGAATGTAATTGAGAGGAAATACTCTTTGCGTTTATTTGTGATGGACTTTAAAGCAGGCCTCAGAACTGGATGGAAAATTAACtcaattttactttttttttgtgGTGGGAGCATAAATTTGTTTTTAAGAAAttgcatttttttaaattaatttttagGTGCTGTTGATGCACAAAAAACAAAGCTAATACTCATTACTTCCTAAGTTATTTAACTGATAAAAATATATTTATAAAAATATAAAGCTTCTGTCAACTGTGGTCAAGTTTTAGCATTTGATTTTGATGGGAAATTTTAATTCTCCCCATCACTGGGAACACAGTGGGGGAGCAATTAAAATGGTGCGACTCCATTCCCACAAATTCCCCATACATTGGTACCCTATGGCATTTTAACCTGCTCTTGACTGGGAAACCCGCCATGACTGGCCCACTCAGCAAAGCTGTTACTGCAGTGCTGCTCTAGGCCCCACAATAAAGGGTGGGACTTCTGCTGACCAGGTTACCCACCCCACAAGCTGCGAAAGCTCACAACACTGCCCCTCAGACTGCCAGCAGCCTTCTATCTGAAATGGGTGAGAGGCTGGCCAGCAGCATTCAAATAAGGCTGGGCAGTTAGAATCAGTCCTTTTGAAGATGGGGCGGCTTGGAATTAATGCTACATAATTTGCTGCACTGCATTCCTCGTAAGTGCTGGAGAGAAAGTGATGGCTTTGGTTCAAAGACAACTGAAAACCGATTTAGCATAAATTTTAATGTCACAGAAAAGAATAACATTGTTATTTCTGACATTTTGTACTTTACTTTGTATCTTTTTTTTATGACACCACTGTTGTAATGTTCAGCTACTAACCTGACTTGTCTCTATGGACAAGAACTCttagttacatagaattacatagaaattacagcacagaaataggctgtTCAACCCTAATGGTTTATCTTGGCATTTATGCTCCAggtgagcctcctcctacccctcttcatctaccctatcagtataaccttctatttctttctccctctagcttccccttaaatatatctatgctaCTGCCTCAATATATCTATGctactgtggaagagcctgtcactccagaattggcctttatagccactccaggcgctgcttcacaaaccactgaccacctccaggcgcgtatccattgtctctcgagataaggaggcccaaaagaaagaactgccTCAACTACTCAATGTGATAGCAAATTCtacgggctgcattttacaagctcgccACGGATCGTGACGGCATATTTCAAAGATGGTGACCTGCCGCAaaattaaatgcggcggctcatttacatagccatggcggaccccccccccccccaatgacgtggagggggcgggcagacCGACATTGGCAAAGGTGTCGGCACCATTACGCAGGCACCAATGGGCTTCCAACCCTTCAATTTAATTTAAATTTGTGAAGAAACATTAGTGCAAAAACGTAACGAAGGTTATCTGACCCTCTACCACCCCTCTCAATGACCATtacatttattacttgccctctccccctccaaaAAAACTTACATTATGGTCCCACCTCCCACCCCGCAAAGttcataaactatgaactttactgcttcccaccaccccctagatctATCAAAAACATTTGATCCCACTACCCCCCTCCCACcatgaaaacttacctcctcccccctccccatgagtgtcccgcatcggatctttggatggagatccaaaggcgtgggagtcATGGCAACTGACCAcaatatcggagtgggatggccGACGGGAGCAGGTAAGTTATTAATTCACATTCATTAatgtatttaaatcctgctcctgtCATCAAGCGGTGGGGGgactgccatgaggccttgccgccaccagcaatatggggccgggccttcacggcgtcgaggcccatggcgggcctctcctggaggcattttctgggtccccctgccacgacccccgacgtcaggaggccagtaaaatccagccctacattctAGCCAGTTTCTTGTTAAAAAAGTTTCTCCAGCACTTAACACTGTGAGGTTCCCTGTCTGTTCTCTACTCGGGCAGTAAACTTGATTGTATCTAGTTGGGTATGACTGAGCGGAGTCTGCTACTCTGCAGTTTGTGGAAACTGAGCAGGATTTCTAATTATGTGTGCAAGTAAAAGGAGAAAGAGTTTGTAGATTCAAGCATGTACAGAAACAAATAGACTGGAACCCACTGAAACTGGCAGAAGATGGAAACTGTTACCCTCTTAAAAAATCTACTTGACCCCTACCAATACTCATCGAACCACTTCGCAAGATACTCCCTACTGCCTGCTGCAACTGTTTGAAAATCCCTTAATCCCCACCAAGATCCTCATAGATGTAAACTTTCCAAGTACTGATTTGCAATGCTTAATATGTATATCAAGAACTTGCCTTTGTGTTgtgcctttaatatagaaaaaagTCTCATGGGGCTACACAAGGTATAAGGAAGCATGATGTCAAGCCAAAGGAGTAGGGATTAGgagatgtgaccaaaagcttggtcaaagacgtgaGATTTAAGAAAGATCTTAAAGGAAGCAAGAAAGGTGGAGAGCCAGGGGAGTTTGCTCCCGATAGTGAGACCTAGATGGCGAAGATACAGCTGCCAAGGACCAGATAAAGGGAAGAGGGTTGAAAAAGAGGCAAAGGAATGGAGAGTTTGGGAGTTGTTGTTGTAGAGCTTGAGAAGTCTACAAAGATAGTGGGAAGCAAGTCTATAGAGGGATTAAACATAATAATGAGAACTTCCAATTTGAGGCAGTTGAGGACTGGAAACCAATGtggtcagcaaggacaggggtaACAGTCAAATGGAACTTGACAGCATTACATGTGACACTTTTGCTTATACCCAGACATCTCAGCCACCCAAATCATTGGTTCCACCAGCGATTTTCCTTGTTCCATATGCACTGCCCCCTACTGCCTTGCACTATCATATTGATGACATCCAAAGATCTATAAGTTCTCGATCCAGACTTTAGGAAAGCAATGCCAACGCAGCCTCTCTATATTGCTGTCCTGAATCTCCAACCTCCTGTTGTCCCACTGGAGCCTGACTGACATGCACAGAAGACGGGCTGTCCATTTTCCGAACCAGCCTCAAGGGCCTACAGGAAACTGGAGCCAGAGATCTGTTTAAATTATCCAATTAAAATTTTCCCTTCTTCCCATTCTGTGAATGGCCAAGTTATTAGTTTTGCAAAATGCCTTTACCAGATACATAAAGCTGTGGACTGGATGTACCTTCTGCAACTCAGAGGTGGAACTGAGCTTCTGGACATTGCCACTGCACTGCATTACCCAGCATCTTTGAATTATTTGAAAGGGGCATGATATGGAAAACTGAGAGTAAACTTTGTAGTTACAGTGGACCTTGGCACTGAAAGTGGAATATTATACTGCAATGGGAGAGTTGTATAATTTACCAAATCAAGGCAATTTCAGTTGCTTGTTGGGTGCTGTGGTTAATCAGAGGGTAATTGTTATTCCTTGCAAATTCCAGTTTCTAGGTCAATgattggctttctgtctttttttaaGATTGTTTTACATCTGTAACAAAGTTAATACTAGAGTGGCATTTGGAGTATGACGTTTGAAGTGTGGTGGACACATGCTAGACACAACACTAGCAAATATCCTGTGGTAAGTCAAAAATGTGCTGTTTTATAAAGTCTTGAATATTATACCACGTAAAATGTCCTTTTAAGATCAAAAACTCTTAACTGCTAATAGTTAAGTAAACAATTGCTGAGTTCATAAAGAGGTGGACATCTTGACTACTATTTTGTGTTCTTGTAGAGTTTAGTTGTTTCTTTATACTTGAAGGGAGTTAGGGTGTGGAAGGAGTGGAGGGGGATTTAAGTGCACGAATATTGTAAAGAGTGATCCTTCAGTCTAGAATTAATGGTGCAGGGGGATATCTAGGAATTGTGGGAACAATGAGAGAGAATGGGAGCACTGGGATTGTGGTAATAGGGGGTGGGAGCATTGGGAAGGGGATTTCTGTCTGTGAGATTCTGAGGAGGATAATATTGGCAATGCTGGTATGGGAGGTCCATGAGTATTGGGAGTCGTGTGTTGGAGGGTTGGGAGTGAAAATGAAAGCCTAACTAACCAGATATGTTGACTTTTACTTTTATCTTCTGTTTAGATATTTGACATATGGAAGCACAGATGAAAAAGACTTAATCTACACAACAGTGAACATaatgttaagaaaggaggggaagacgACCAAGCTGAAGAACATGCTGGGAAGTTCAGAGTCATTTTGGTCCAGTGACACAATTCCAGACCCATCTGGTTCAAATATCCCTCTGGTCAGAACTGACAGGACTTACACTTTTAACATGAAGACACCGCATAGAGTGTCATTTACCGCTGACATTCCTTATTTTCACCGCATAGATAACCACAATGAAGAAAAGTTGTGTGAATATGAAAAAAAGGCATCTGAACTAACTTTACCGGTTTCGTACAATTTAAAGAAATTATTCCTGCGAGTCTTTCCTTTCTTTAGATGGCTTCCCAGGTACAAAGTAAAGACATGGTTTATAGGAGACCTGCTGTCTGGAATTAGTGTGGGTCTGCTGACCATTCCGCTGTCCCTTGCTTTTGCAGTCTGTGCTGGACAGCCACCTATTAATGGTCTCTACACAAGTTTAGTTACCACAGTCTTATATTGCTTGCTTGGCACAACAAAACACCTGTCCTATGGAGCATCTGCATTTACTGGTCTGCTCATTGCCAAGAGCATAACTCGTATTGAAAATCGCGAAGCTGTTTCTGACAGCGACTGTTCTTCAAAATGTTTGAGCGAACTTCATGTAGTTACTCTTACTTGTGTTTCTGGAATTGTTTTAATTTCTATGGGAATTTTTCGCCTCAGTTTCCTAAGAACATACATCTCCAAGCCCGTAATGAATGGTTTCAAAGCTGGCACAGCTTTGCATTTATTAGTCATCCTCctgactttattacttggtattGATGCGCCAATTCATCATGGTCCTTTATCACTTGCCTATACTTGCAAGGCTATAATTGAAAATATTAATGAAACACACATTGCCTCAGTGGTTACTGGCTTAGCCAGTTTGGCACTTCTGATGCCTTTTAAAGTAATAAACTGTATTTATAGTCGGCATCTTATACCTATAGAGTTTATTGCAATAGTTGCTTCCGTTTGGTTGTCATTCTGGTTAGAATTAGAGAACAGCCATAATATCAGGTTGATAAATAATTATCCATTTACTTTACCAAAACCTACTCTTCCTTCTTTTTCCTTAATATCCAGCGTTGCTGCAGATGCTGTTGCTGTTGCACTGGTAACCTTCGCAGTAAGCATTTCACTAGGGAGAGAAAACTCCAAAAAGCACAACCAAAGTTATCACCCACATCAAGAGACCATTGTTTTAGGGGTTTGTGACCTGTTACTCTCGTTTCTGGGTACTTTTGCAGCCTCTGCGGTTTGGGAGCAAACGGTAGTACAAGAAAAAACCTGGGGTCAAACCCAAGCCGCAGGGTTGGTCGCAGCAAGCCTTGGCCTTACAGCTCTGCTTTGTGcagaaactctgcttccactggtgCCCAAAGCAGTTCTTGGTGCTATTGTGATTTCAAATCTGGGGTGTTACTTTGAGTTCTTCAGGAAGTACTGTTTTGCATGTAAGAAGAGCAAATATGAGTTTGTGGCTGGAATTATAACATTTGTAGCAGTTTGCATCTTAGACATAGATATTGGTTTAGGAGTTGGCATATTTTTCTCAATTTTGCTCACTCTACACAGACTTCAGAGGCCTTCTAATGCCATTTTAGGCCATATTCCCAACACAGAAAACTATACAGACTTGTCTATTGAGAAAACAGCCAAAGAAGTAGTTGGAATTAAAATCATAAAAA carries:
- the LOC137377320 gene encoding prestin-like, translating into MLRKEGKTTKLKNMLGSSESFWSSDTIPDPSGSNIPLVRTDRTYTFNMKTPHRVSFTADIPYFHRIDNHNEEKLCEYEKKASELTLPVSYNLKKLFLRVFPFFRWLPRYKVKTWFIGDLLSGISVGLLTIPLSLAFAVCAGQPPINGLYTSLVTTVLYCLLGTTKHLSYGASAFTGLLIAKSITRIENREAVSDSDCSSKCLSELHVVTLTCVSGIVLISMGIFRLSFLRTYISKPVMNGFKAGTALHLLVILLTLLLGIDAPIHHGPLSLAYTCKAIIENINETHIASVVTGLASLALLMPFKVINCIYSRHLIPIEFIAIVASVWLSFWLELENSHNIRLINNYPFTLPKPTLPSFSLISSVAADAVAVALVTFAVSISLGRENSKKHNQSYHPHQETIVLGVCDLLLSFLGTFAASAVWEQTVVQEKTWGQTQAAGLVAASLGLTALLCAETLLPLVPKAVLGAIVISNLGCYFEFFRKYCFACKKSKYEFVAGIITFVAVCILDIDIGLGVGIFFSILLTLHRLQRPSNAILGHIPNTENYTDLSIEKTAKEVVGIKIIKTFDSIYYGNVDFLLSWIKLKVNCYLRSGGSSGSDNELYSEEDKYHMLLESTQFLALDGHALRRINHTALYRRKISKQTADVHTVILDCGSVSFVDDEGVNALINLSEQYQSIGVGFILTSCSSAVLKSLQEHGYFKSTSQSFAFSGIHDAVLFALRQTAERNQSPQGSEYVLETNGEILTECDTIEIKTDTNNSTNEELCQMGRGGNISHQRTGFKSANQRVIEYETAL